From Methylocystis sp. ATCC 49242, one genomic window encodes:
- a CDS encoding formate dehydrogenase subunit delta, with product MSMTHQEAEGAIPVMALDRIAAMANQIGDFFAPYPPERRAEGIRNHLRTYWDPRMREELLALIDAGGAGLAPHVIEGAKLLREEAHAKPGYYGPPKA from the coding sequence ATGAGCATGACGCATCAAGAGGCGGAGGGCGCCATTCCGGTGATGGCGCTCGACCGGATCGCGGCGATGGCCAACCAGATCGGCGACTTCTTCGCGCCCTATCCGCCGGAGCGGCGGGCGGAAGGGATTCGCAACCATCTGCGCACCTACTGGGACCCGCGAATGCGCGAGGAACTGCTGGCGCTGATCGATGCCGGCGGCGCGGGGCTCGCGCCGCATGTCATCGAGGGGGCAAAGTTGCTCCGCGAAGAAGCGCACGCCAAGCCAGGCTATTACGGGCCGCCGAAGGCTTGA
- a CDS encoding IS630 family transposase (programmed frameshift) has protein sequence MVRPLSNDRRERVVASVLAGESCRAVALRFGVAVSSVVKWSQRQRETGSVAPAKMGGYRKRVLEPHRAFIVERLAQTPHLTLHGLKDELLARGVKVSHNAIWMFLRREGLRFKKTLLALEQGRADIARRRKRWQSLQARLDPRRLVFIDETWIKTNMTPLRGWGPKGKRLRGLAPHGHWRTLTFLGALRCDRLDAPCVFDGPINGACFRAYVEQQLVPALKQGDIVIMDNLGSHKGEAVRRAIRSAGARLWFLPPYSPDLNPIEQTFSKLKHWMRQAQQRTIDETWRQIGRLAKDIQPQECSNYFTNAGYASVKI, from the exons ATGGTTCGACCTCTCTCCAATGATCGTCGAGAGCGTGTGGTTGCGTCGGTTTTGGCTGGCGAGAGTTGCCGCGCCGTGGCTTTGCGCTTTGGCGTGGCCGTGTCATCGGTCGTGAAGTGGTCGCAGCGCCAGCGCGAGACGGGCTCGGTCGCGCCGGCAAAAATGGGCGGCTATCGCAAGCGCGTGCTGGAGCCGCATCGCGCTTTCATTGTCGAGCGTCTGGCGCAGACGCCGCATTTGACGTTGCATGGCCTCAAGGACGAGCTGCTGGCGCGCGGGGTCAAGGTTTCGCACAACGCCATTTGGATGTTCCTGCGCCGCGAGGGGCTGCGGTTC AAAAAAACGCTGCTGGCGCTCGAACAAGGCCGCGCTGACATTGCGCGACGGCGCAAGCGCTGGCAATCGCTGCAAGCGCGCCTCGATCCCAGGCGGCTGGTCTTCATCGACGAGACCTGGATCAAGACGAACATGACGCCGCTGCGCGGCTGGGGCCCCAAGGGCAAGCGCTTGCGCGGCCTCGCGCCGCACGGCCATTGGCGCACGTTGACCTTTCTCGGCGCGCTGCGCTGCGATCGTCTCGACGCGCCCTGCGTCTTCGACGGGCCAATCAACGGCGCGTGTTTCCGCGCCTATGTCGAACAACAACTCGTCCCCGCGCTTAAGCAGGGCGATATTGTCATTATGGACAATCTCGGCAGTCACAAGGGCGAGGCGGTGCGACGCGCGATCCGCTCCGCCGGAGCCAGACTGTGGTTTCTGCCACCCTATTCGCCCGACCTCAATCCAATCGAACAGACCTTTTCCAAGCTCAAACACTGGATGCGACAGGCGCAGCAGCGAACCATCGATGAAACCTGGCGACAGATCGGACGCCTCGCAAAAGACATCCAACCACAAGAATGCAGCAACTACTTCACAAACGCAGGATACGCTTCCGTCAAAATATGA
- a CDS encoding 2-oxo acid dehydrogenase subunit E2 — MKSWDQTYNFGDEGAETVIEVIYSPQASLVGFGGIMTRPRVSDDLVTGREIVIVGLARDHRVTDDHIGGLYLARTAPLLQEAEKIITDTEVRESTLDLIDDLTPEADLASAMDTATTRDAFDVDSTDFTNLIVLIHNHAEIGIPDVDYKRSFTLGRAIAHTRQACADESKSSIARRNSQLQFPSAKALPNLRGAEVNLL; from the coding sequence ATCAAATCCTGGGATCAGACATATAACTTCGGCGACGAAGGCGCCGAAACCGTCATCGAGGTCATCTATTCTCCACAAGCATCTTTGGTCGGATTTGGTGGGATTATGACGCGCCCACGGGTTTCGGACGATCTGGTTACCGGTCGCGAAATCGTCATTGTGGGCCTTGCCAGGGACCATCGAGTGACCGACGATCATATAGGAGGCTTATATTTAGCCAGAACCGCGCCTCTCTTGCAGGAAGCGGAAAAGATTATCACGGACACAGAAGTCAGGGAGTCCACTCTTGACTTGATCGACGACCTCACGCCGGAAGCCGATCTGGCGTCGGCAATGGATACGGCCACCACAAGAGACGCCTTCGACGTCGATTCAACTGATTTTACGAACCTCATCGTTCTAATTCACAATCACGCAGAAATCGGTATTCCAGACGTCGACTACAAAAGATCGTTTACTTTAGGAAGAGCAATCGCCCACACAAGACAGGCTTGCGCGGACGAATCGAAGAGTTCGATCGCACGAAGAAACTCTCAATTACAATTCCCCTCCGCGAAGGCCCTTCCCAACTTGCGTGGCGCAGAGGTCAATCTCTTGTGA
- a CDS encoding class I SAM-dependent methyltransferase, which translates to MQVRHPIGMSFGQDAGEYFSYRPQYPRALFALLNEAAPARDLAWDCGTGSGQSAVALAEYFNQVLATDPDQRQLDMAPVRPNIRYALAAAETDLGLRGEVDLITCACSAHWFDLSRFYAIARRSLKPRGVIAVWTYDWPWTSSTSLNVVMQKLKCEILGPFWGENSAYYFGRYENLPFPFIEIDHPPFHVPIGENADDLQKFLSTWSAVKKFRLEQGKDPLSIVDGELRKAWATEPPTLPLIAPLHMRAGRCS; encoded by the coding sequence ATGCAGGTCCGTCATCCAATCGGCATGTCTTTTGGTCAGGATGCGGGGGAATATTTTTCGTATCGTCCCCAATATCCGCGAGCGCTTTTCGCTTTGTTGAATGAGGCCGCGCCCGCTCGCGATCTGGCGTGGGATTGCGGAACAGGCAGCGGACAATCAGCTGTGGCGCTTGCGGAATATTTCAATCAGGTGCTCGCCACGGATCCAGACCAGCGTCAGCTCGACATGGCTCCGGTGAGACCCAATATACGATACGCGCTCGCCGCCGCGGAGACCGATCTTGGTCTGAGGGGAGAGGTGGATCTCATCACCTGCGCCTGTTCGGCACACTGGTTTGATCTGTCACGATTTTACGCGATTGCAAGACGATCCCTGAAGCCTCGGGGAGTTATTGCGGTCTGGACCTACGACTGGCCCTGGACGAGTTCGACATCTTTGAATGTCGTCATGCAAAAACTGAAATGTGAGATTCTCGGCCCCTTTTGGGGAGAGAATTCAGCCTATTACTTCGGGCGCTATGAAAATCTGCCCTTTCCTTTTATCGAGATCGATCATCCTCCGTTTCATGTACCGATCGGTGAGAATGCAGACGATCTGCAGAAGTTTTTGAGCACATGGTCGGCCGTAAAGAAATTCCGATTGGAGCAGGGAAAGGATCCCCTTTCCATAGTAGACGGCGAATTACGCAAGGCGTGGGCGACTGAGCCGCCCACACTTCCACTCATAGCGCCGCTTCATATGCGCGCGGGTCGCTGTTCATGA
- a CDS encoding IS5 family transposase (programmed frameshift), translating to MWTKANRAKYNRDRLRYPSDVTDEEWGHVAPLIPPAKRGGRKREVDMRAVFNAIMYVLSTGCQWRYIPKDFPPKSTVYRYFCDWAWCGVLDRMHDALYVMCRERAEREASPTAAIIDSQSVKSAEKGGPRIDPHGYDAGKKIKGKKRHVLVDTQGLLMGAVVHGADIQDRDGGVLLLSTLHGRFPFLEKLLADSAYQGPIFADATGKILPCLKIEIIKRSDQAKGFVKLPMRWIVERSIAWLNRCRRLAKDWENLNITALVFLRFASIRLMLRKLCNC from the exons ATGTGGACGAAGGCAAACCGGGCGAAATACAATCGCGACAGGTTACGTTATCCGAGTGATGTGACGGACGAGGAGTGGGGGCATGTGGCGCCGCTTATTCCTCCGGCCAAGCGTGGCGGGCGCAAGCGTGAAGTGGACATGCGGGCGGTGTTCAACGCCATCATGTATGTGCTGAGCACGGGATGCCAATGGCGGTACATTCCCAAGGATTTTCCCCCGAAGAGCACAGTGTATCGTTATTTTTGCGATTGGGCCTGGTGCGGCGTTCTGGATCGCATGCACGACGCGCTCTACGTCATGTGTCGCGAACGAGCGGAACGAGAGGCGAGCCCCACCGCGGCGATCATCGATAGTCAGAGCGTGAAGAGCGCGGAAAAAGGGGGGC CGCGCATTGATCCGCATGGCTATGACGCCGGCAAAAAGATCAAAGGCAAGAAACGCCACGTACTCGTCGATACGCAAGGTTTGTTGATGGGCGCCGTCGTTCACGGCGCCGACATTCAGGACCGAGACGGCGGCGTCTTGCTGCTTTCGACGTTGCATGGGCGGTTTCCCTTTCTTGAAAAGCTGTTGGCTGACAGCGCCTATCAGGGACCGATCTTCGCCGACGCAACGGGCAAAATCCTACCGTGTCTCAAAATCGAGATTATAAAACGATCCGATCAGGCGAAGGGCTTCGTGAAATTGCCCATGCGCTGGATCGTCGAAAGATCAATCGCCTGGCTAAACCGCTGTAGAAGACTGGCCAAGGATTGGGAAAACCTCAATATCACAGCGCTCGTGTTCCTGCGTTTCGCGTCGATTCGGCTCATGCTACGAAAGCTCTGCAATTGTTGA
- a CDS encoding MBL fold metallo-hydrolase RNA specificity domain-containing protein: MKLSFFGAAGTVTGSRYLLENDGVRVLIDCGLFQGLKNLRLRNWAPFPAPPKHISCVVLTHAHLDHSGYLPALVRDGFKGPVYCSDATRDLCEILLPDSAHLLEQDAEYANRRGFSKHKPALPLYNATDAERALKRLSPLHFDRRRTFPEGFSLRLHRAGHIPGAAIVEIDWSGRKIIFSGDLGRYDDPTMMDPSAIMEAHYLVMESTYGDRTHERRDAEEALASIVNRTAARGGTVIIPAFAVGRAQTLLFHLERLKSSRRLVDVPIYLNSPMAIDATETLCRRADDQRLTREEWRRACSVARYVESVDESKAINEDDAPKVIISASGMATGGRVLHHLKKFAPDPRNTILFAGFQAAGTRGAALVGGAQSVKIHGEYVPVRAEVDNLSMLSAHADANELMRWLGNFRRPPRMTFLTHGEPTASDTLRLRIQDELGWRCHVPEMMETSILE; the protein is encoded by the coding sequence ATGAAACTATCTTTCTTCGGCGCCGCCGGCACAGTCACAGGATCGAGATATCTGCTCGAGAACGATGGCGTCCGAGTGCTCATCGACTGCGGTCTGTTTCAGGGTCTGAAGAATCTCAGGCTACGTAACTGGGCGCCTTTTCCTGCTCCTCCGAAACACATATCCTGCGTGGTGCTGACACACGCCCATCTCGATCATTCCGGCTATTTGCCGGCGCTGGTCAGAGACGGATTCAAGGGACCGGTTTACTGCTCCGACGCGACTCGCGATTTGTGCGAAATACTTCTGCCCGATAGCGCGCATCTGCTGGAGCAGGACGCCGAATACGCCAACAGACGCGGCTTCTCGAAACACAAGCCGGCGCTCCCACTCTATAATGCAACGGACGCCGAACGGGCCTTAAAGCGCCTTTCTCCGCTCCATTTCGACAGGCGGCGGACCTTTCCCGAGGGATTTTCGCTGCGCTTGCATCGCGCGGGCCATATCCCTGGCGCTGCGATCGTCGAGATCGACTGGAGCGGAAGAAAGATCATATTTTCCGGCGATCTCGGGCGCTACGACGACCCCACGATGATGGATCCTTCTGCGATAATGGAGGCCCATTATCTCGTCATGGAATCGACCTATGGAGACCGAACGCACGAACGCCGCGACGCAGAGGAGGCGTTGGCAAGCATTGTCAACAGAACAGCGGCGCGTGGCGGAACAGTGATCATTCCGGCCTTTGCGGTCGGACGCGCGCAGACCTTGCTGTTCCATCTCGAGCGCCTGAAAAGCTCGCGAAGGCTTGTCGATGTGCCGATCTATCTCAACAGTCCCATGGCAATCGACGCAACCGAAACCCTATGTCGTCGCGCCGATGATCAACGGCTGACGAGAGAAGAATGGCGGCGCGCCTGTTCGGTCGCAAGATATGTCGAGTCCGTAGACGAATCGAAAGCCATAAATGAAGATGATGCTCCCAAGGTCATCATTTCCGCCAGTGGCATGGCGACCGGCGGGCGTGTGTTGCATCATCTGAAGAAATTTGCACCTGACCCGCGCAACACCATACTTTTCGCCGGTTTTCAGGCCGCCGGAACGCGCGGCGCGGCATTGGTGGGCGGGGCTCAGAGCGTCAAGATACATGGCGAATATGTGCCGGTGCGCGCCGAGGTCGATAATCTTTCGATGCTCTCGGCGCATGCCGACGCCAATGAACTCATGCGATGGCTGGGAAATTTCAGACGCCCGCCGCGAATGACCTTTCTTACGCATGGCGAGCCGACAGCGTCGGATACGCTGCGTCTCAGAATTCAGGACGAGCTCGGCTGGAGATGCCATGTCCCAGAAATGATGGAGACGTCAATATTGGAGTAG
- a CDS encoding CapA family protein, with protein MNASIKSSPSAPDETKTIRIFLCGDVMIGRGIDQILPAPCPPELHEEYVSSALGYVSLAERVCGPIPRPAPASYIWGSALDAFYQKNPDLRIINLETSLTRSEAFEPKGINYRASPENAETLRAAGIDCCVLANNHILDWGEAGLIDTLDILGKLQIRTAGAGRNRDEARRPAAIDVAGKARVVITSFALPSSGAPRHWAASCERPGVNLLPDLSEHSVELVCEILRDVRRSDDIVIVSLHWGPNWGYDIPQDHQRFAHALIDRGAASIIHGHSSHHAKALEIYKNRLILYGCGDFINDYEGIAGYEQYRGDLSLMYFVDIDMSSGSLAGLELTPLQIRCFRLERALPADAEWLAHRLNRESARYGVSLSKQSDESLIASWAQAAT; from the coding sequence ATGAACGCTTCCATAAAGTCTTCTCCGTCTGCTCCGGATGAAACGAAAACCATCCGCATTTTCCTGTGTGGCGACGTGATGATCGGTCGTGGCATAGATCAGATATTGCCCGCGCCATGTCCTCCGGAATTGCACGAAGAATATGTCTCCTCCGCCCTCGGCTACGTAAGCTTGGCCGAACGTGTTTGCGGACCAATCCCGCGGCCGGCGCCCGCCTCCTATATTTGGGGCTCTGCGCTCGACGCGTTCTACCAGAAAAATCCCGACTTGCGGATCATCAATCTCGAAACCAGCCTCACGCGTAGCGAGGCCTTCGAACCGAAGGGAATCAATTATCGGGCAAGCCCGGAAAATGCGGAAACATTGCGCGCCGCCGGGATAGATTGTTGCGTTCTGGCGAACAATCATATCCTCGATTGGGGTGAGGCCGGACTGATCGACACTCTCGATATTCTGGGAAAGCTGCAAATCAGGACTGCCGGCGCAGGGCGCAATCGCGACGAAGCGCGGCGTCCTGCGGCGATCGATGTCGCCGGCAAAGCGAGGGTCGTCATAACGTCCTTCGCGTTGCCGAGCAGCGGCGCGCCTCGCCATTGGGCCGCGTCATGCGAAAGGCCCGGCGTCAACCTGCTTCCCGACCTTTCCGAGCATAGCGTCGAGCTTGTTTGCGAGATTTTGAGAGATGTCCGACGGAGCGACGATATCGTGATCGTGTCGCTGCATTGGGGGCCGAACTGGGGCTACGACATCCCGCAGGATCATCAACGCTTTGCGCACGCCCTGATCGATCGCGGCGCGGCTTCGATCATTCACGGACATTCCTCGCACCACGCCAAGGCGCTCGAAATATACAAAAACCGCCTGATCCTCTATGGATGCGGCGATTTCATCAACGATTACGAAGGGATTGCGGGCTACGAGCAATATCGCGGCGATCTGTCGCTGATGTATTTCGTCGACATCGACATGAGCAGCGGCTCACTCGCCGGTCTCGAATTGACGCCGCTTCAGATCCGCTGCTTTCGCCTCGAGCGTGCGCTACCAGCGGATGCCGAGTGGCTCGCGCACAGATTGAACCGGGAAAGCGCGCGCTACGGCGTCAGCCTGTCGAAACAGTCCGACGAATCCCTGATTGCATCATGGGCGCAAGCAGCAACATGA
- a CDS encoding MBL fold metallo-hydrolase, translating to MPRHFDPALVNYPFDDPGLYVDLVFEKRALLFDLGDISRLSARKLLRVSNVFVTHLHMDHFAGFDQLLRCALGREKTLGVYGPAGIINAVEHKLSAYSWNLIDGYDGNLTFLVTELDELGRLKSARFSGRSRFERRDGDESRAIEGLVLKEPGIQVRATTLDHGVPVLAFALEERAQINVWRNKVEAMGLAVGPWLRNFKAATLQGADDATLIPVTWRDGGDDRPAALPLGFLKKEIMQITSGRKIVYVVDCAYTDANIEKIVRLAERADMLFIEATFLDVDSEAAAKRRHLTARQAGTLARRAGVKRLVTLHYSPRYRGQGERLAQEAQEAFLAR from the coding sequence ATGCCGCGCCATTTCGACCCCGCGCTTGTCAATTATCCCTTCGACGATCCGGGGCTCTATGTGGATCTCGTTTTCGAAAAGCGCGCGCTGCTGTTCGACCTCGGCGACATCTCCCGGCTTTCGGCGCGAAAACTGCTCCGCGTCAGCAACGTTTTCGTCACCCATCTCCACATGGATCACTTTGCCGGCTTTGACCAGTTGCTGCGATGCGCCCTCGGCAGAGAGAAGACGCTGGGCGTCTATGGTCCCGCCGGAATCATAAATGCTGTCGAGCACAAGCTTTCCGCCTATAGCTGGAACCTGATCGACGGCTATGACGGCAATCTTACTTTTCTCGTCACCGAGCTCGACGAATTGGGTCGCCTCAAATCGGCGCGATTTTCCGGACGATCCCGGTTCGAACGGCGCGATGGTGACGAGAGCCGAGCCATAGAGGGACTGGTGCTCAAGGAGCCAGGGATTCAGGTTCGCGCAACCACCCTCGATCACGGCGTGCCGGTGCTGGCCTTCGCGCTCGAGGAGCGAGCGCAGATCAATGTGTGGCGCAACAAGGTGGAAGCCATGGGGCTCGCCGTCGGTCCCTGGTTACGCAATTTCAAGGCGGCGACGCTTCAGGGCGCGGACGATGCGACCCTCATACCGGTGACGTGGCGCGACGGCGGGGATGACAGGCCAGCGGCGCTTCCGCTCGGTTTTCTTAAGAAGGAGATCATGCAGATCACTTCCGGCCGCAAGATCGTCTATGTCGTCGATTGCGCTTACACCGACGCCAATATCGAAAAGATCGTCAGACTAGCGGAGCGCGCGGACATGCTGTTCATCGAGGCGACCTTCCTCGACGTCGACTCCGAGGCGGCGGCGAAGCGCCGTCATCTGACGGCGCGACAGGCGGGAACGCTTGCGCGCCGCGCCGGAGTCAAAAGGCTCGTGACGCTCCACTATTCTCCGCGCTACCGAGGACAAGGCGAGCGTCTCGCGCAGGAAGCGCAGGAGGCCTTTCTTGCTCGCTGA
- a CDS encoding IS5 family transposase, producing MSPIRKPYPSDVSDEEWSLVAPYLTLMDEGAPQRQHSLRELFNGLRYVLRYGIAWRAMPNDLPPWFAVYQQSQRWLSAGVFEALAQDLRAQLRVASGRAAEPTAAIIDSRTLRSTPESGPRAGYDGAKRKRGSKLHMAVDTLGHLLALHVTPANVDDRAEVGKLIAAVQDVTGESVELVYVDQGYTGEKASEAAKAQGAELCVVKLAEAKKGFVLLPKRWVVERSFAWATRCRRLVKDYERYAQTLAGLHVVAFACLMLKRAADFMIQGA from the coding sequence ATGTCTCCGATTCGCAAACCTTATCCGTCTGACGTCAGCGACGAAGAATGGTCGCTGGTTGCGCCTTATCTGACGCTCATGGACGAAGGCGCGCCGCAGCGTCAACATTCGCTGCGCGAGCTGTTCAACGGCCTGCGTTACGTGCTGCGCTACGGCATCGCCTGGCGCGCCATGCCCAACGATCTGCCGCCATGGTTCGCCGTGTATCAGCAATCGCAGCGCTGGCTGTCGGCGGGCGTGTTCGAGGCGCTTGCGCAGGATCTGCGCGCCCAGTTGCGCGTCGCTTCCGGGCGGGCGGCGGAGCCGACGGCGGCGATCATCGACAGCCGCACCTTGCGCTCGACCCCTGAGAGCGGCCCACGAGCGGGCTATGACGGCGCGAAGCGAAAGCGCGGCTCGAAGCTGCACATGGCAGTCGACACATTGGGCCATTTGCTGGCGTTGCATGTCACGCCGGCGAATGTCGATGACCGCGCCGAGGTCGGCAAGCTCATCGCAGCCGTGCAGGATGTGACAGGCGAAAGCGTCGAACTCGTTTATGTCGATCAGGGCTACACCGGCGAAAAGGCGTCCGAGGCCGCAAAGGCGCAGGGCGCCGAGCTTTGCGTCGTCAAACTCGCCGAGGCCAAAAAAGGCTTCGTGTTGCTGCCCAAGCGCTGGGTGGTCGAGCGTTCATTCGCCTGGGCGACGCGATGCAGGCGGCTCGTCAAAGACTACGAGCGCTATGCTCAGACCCTCGCAGGACTCCACGTCGTCGCCTTCGCATGTCTCATGCTCAAGCGCGCAGCAGATTTCATGATCCAAGGTGCATAA
- a CDS encoding diacylglycerol kinase family protein — MSEIVNARVAMDGPPRASARRIAIIVNPVAGKYRRSRIGAIAQILRRDGRHVEIAESAGPGCIREIARAIPADMVLAAGGDGTINEAVAGLLDRASPRPAFGVIPQGTANVLGHELGLPRGAQDLANVFLAGHTRKLHPGLANGRPFVLMASAGLDAEVVSSVNLSLKKKLGGLAYIVAAARTLNREAKDIEATIGDTRILAKLFIVSKAKRYGGNYLLDPDADIFNPGFTLVAVSDIRPFALCKIGLALMAGRLDNVSGIRKMRVKAVYLRSRDTVATQIDGDVLGVTPLIVSEGCEALDILTPKA, encoded by the coding sequence TTGTCCGAGATCGTCAACGCGCGCGTCGCGATGGACGGCCCCCCGCGAGCATCCGCCCGACGCATCGCGATCATCGTAAATCCCGTCGCCGGGAAATATCGCAGGAGCCGCATCGGCGCGATCGCACAAATCCTTCGCCGCGACGGGCGACATGTGGAGATCGCCGAAAGCGCGGGTCCCGGCTGCATTCGCGAGATCGCTCGCGCTATTCCCGCAGACATGGTCCTTGCCGCGGGCGGCGACGGGACCATCAATGAAGCGGTCGCCGGATTGCTGGACCGTGCGAGTCCCCGGCCAGCGTTCGGCGTTATTCCTCAGGGCACCGCGAATGTTCTCGGCCACGAACTGGGATTGCCGCGCGGCGCGCAAGATCTCGCGAATGTGTTTCTGGCGGGCCACACCCGAAAGCTCCATCCGGGCCTCGCAAACGGCCGCCCTTTCGTGCTGATGGCGTCGGCCGGACTGGACGCCGAGGTCGTCAGCTCCGTCAATTTGTCGCTGAAGAAGAAACTCGGAGGTCTCGCCTATATCGTCGCCGCGGCGCGGACGCTGAATCGAGAAGCGAAGGACATCGAAGCGACGATCGGCGACACGAGAATTCTGGCGAAGCTCTTCATCGTCAGCAAGGCGAAGCGCTATGGCGGAAATTATCTTCTCGACCCTGACGCCGACATATTCAATCCCGGCTTTACCCTCGTCGCCGTAAGCGACATTCGCCCTTTCGCCTTGTGCAAGATTGGACTGGCGCTCATGGCGGGGCGGTTGGACAATGTTTCCGGGATCAGGAAAATGCGCGTGAAGGCCGTTTACCTGCGCTCCCGCGACACCGTCGCCACGCAGATCGACGGCGATGTTCTGGGCGTGACGCCGCTCATCGTGTCGGAAGGATGTGAGGCGCTCGATATATTGACGCCGAAAGCTTAG
- a CDS encoding hydrogenase accessory protein has product MSPILRQLVEQRGLPMVDADRLDHFLDEAAAAKTHAILFFAGEAGQRAETADVAVVLPELLQYFAGRLRGALIAPAAEAKLRPRLHAYASPCLVVMRRRETVGVLPKIYDWADYIARIEAFLAPSAALVAGPQGPKVEFTHGRGA; this is encoded by the coding sequence ATGTCGCCAATCTTGCGCCAGCTCGTCGAGCAGCGCGGCCTGCCGATGGTTGACGCCGATCGCCTCGACCATTTCCTGGACGAGGCCGCCGCGGCCAAAACGCACGCCATCCTGTTTTTCGCAGGGGAAGCCGGCCAGCGGGCGGAAACGGCGGACGTCGCAGTGGTCCTCCCCGAACTCCTGCAATATTTCGCAGGTCGCCTGCGCGGCGCCCTGATCGCGCCTGCCGCGGAAGCCAAGTTGCGTCCTCGTCTTCACGCCTATGCGTCGCCTTGCCTCGTCGTGATGCGTCGGCGGGAAACCGTCGGCGTCCTCCCCAAGATATACGACTGGGCCGATTACATCGCCAGAATCGAGGCCTTTCTCGCACCCTCGGCGGCGCTCGTCGCCGGCCCGCAAGGGCCGAAGGTCGAGTTCACGCATGGCCGGGGAGCCTGA
- a CDS encoding hydrogenase expression/formation protein has translation MKAGFWMAPAGAEAAMTIAPIGVDELATPGRTGSGAVHGLARAGVEGLIQRCERVGRLLPELADALARQKADAPGRLVDVTEYDADERELLSQALGSGEVSGVVALPDGVTAQISESTMAGLWRVRFSDADERVIGDYLEIAAIPEVVRRAAVANARDVAFGAPPENVMNVMPLLAEIRARVDAFEPGAESHIVNFSLFPMTPEDMAFLQHTLGDGPVGLLSRGYGKCRIHATATRHVWSVQYFNAMDEIVLDTLEIGDVPVVGQAAVEDFRDSSERLLEIHEAYFK, from the coding sequence ATGAAAGCGGGATTCTGGATGGCGCCCGCAGGCGCAGAGGCCGCAATGACAATCGCGCCGATTGGCGTCGACGAACTCGCGACGCCCGGTCGAACCGGCTCTGGCGCGGTTCACGGCCTTGCGCGCGCGGGCGTCGAGGGTCTCATCCAACGCTGCGAAAGGGTCGGCCGCCTTCTCCCCGAACTCGCCGACGCTCTCGCGCGGCAGAAAGCCGACGCGCCGGGAAGATTGGTGGACGTGACGGAATATGACGCGGATGAGCGCGAACTCCTCTCGCAGGCGCTGGGCTCCGGAGAAGTCAGCGGCGTGGTCGCGCTGCCGGATGGCGTCACGGCGCAGATTTCCGAGTCGACCATGGCGGGTCTGTGGCGCGTGCGCTTCAGCGACGCGGACGAGCGCGTCATCGGCGACTATCTGGAAATAGCGGCCATTCCTGAAGTGGTCCGGCGCGCGGCCGTCGCCAATGCGCGCGACGTCGCCTTCGGCGCGCCGCCGGAAAATGTAATGAATGTGATGCCGCTTCTTGCTGAAATCCGCGCGCGCGTCGACGCGTTCGAGCCCGGCGCCGAGTCACATATCGTCAATTTCTCGCTCTTTCCGATGACGCCGGAGGACATGGCGTTCCTGCAGCATACGCTTGGCGATGGCCCCGTTGGATTGCTGTCGCGCGGATATGGAAAATGCCGCATCCACGCGACGGCGACCCGCCATGTCTGGTCGGTGCAATATTTCAACGCCATGGACGAGATCGTTCTCGACACGCTCGAAATCGGGGATGTCCCCGTCGTCGGTCAGGCCGCCGTGGAGGATTTCCGGGACTCGAGCGAAAGGCTTCTCGAAATCCACGAGGCCTATTTCAAATGA
- a CDS encoding rubredoxin, with amino-acid sequence MSFENFSRRDLDADARMECGVCWQVYDPAQGDDVWQIQPGTAFSDLPVEWRCPNCDAPRDKFMRLDDDAGK; translated from the coding sequence ATGAGCTTCGAGAACTTCAGCCGGCGTGATCTGGATGCTGACGCCCGAATGGAATGCGGCGTGTGCTGGCAGGTCTATGATCCCGCGCAGGGCGACGACGTCTGGCAGATTCAGCCGGGCACAGCATTCTCAGACCTGCCCGTGGAATGGCGCTGTCCCAATTGCGACGCGCCGCGCGACAAGTTCATGAGGCTGGATGATGACGCCGGAAAGTGA